From Haloarcula sp. CBA1127, a single genomic window includes:
- a CDS encoding thioredoxin domain-containing protein, translating to MNRRRFLTLSGVGVVGAVAGCRSEADSAESVDSHPAAADLDAQPRRGELGGHVILAFEDPSCPTCRRFHEDTLPDIRKNIVDAGKGAYVVRTYPVIYPWGEPATQALESTFARDSEAYWSLFDHYFAEQSSFDPDNVLDRTATFLTEETEVDGEAVARDARERTHDDAVQADIQAAENAGLGETTPIILLFEDGEFVTKVNGSVSYDLIAEALGERDE from the coding sequence ATGAACAGACGACGCTTTCTCACGCTTTCCGGGGTGGGTGTCGTCGGCGCAGTCGCAGGCTGCCGTAGCGAGGCGGACAGCGCCGAATCCGTTGACAGCCACCCGGCGGCCGCCGACCTCGACGCCCAGCCCCGCCGCGGCGAACTGGGCGGCCACGTCATCTTGGCGTTCGAAGACCCCTCCTGTCCCACGTGTCGCCGCTTCCACGAGGACACGCTGCCGGACATTCGGAAGAATATCGTGGACGCAGGCAAAGGCGCGTACGTCGTCCGGACCTACCCGGTCATCTACCCCTGGGGTGAGCCAGCGACGCAGGCGTTGGAGTCGACGTTCGCCCGTGACAGCGAGGCGTACTGGTCGCTGTTCGATCACTACTTCGCCGAGCAGTCGTCGTTCGACCCGGACAACGTTCTGGACCGGACGGCGACGTTTCTCACCGAGGAGACCGAGGTAGACGGCGAGGCGGTCGCGCGCGACGCGCGGGAGCGGACACACGATGACGCTGTGCAGGCTGACATCCAGGCGGCCGAGAACGCCGGACTGGGCGAGACGACGCCGATCATTCTGCTGTTCGAGGACGGCGAGTTCGTGACGAAAGTCAACGGAAGCGTCAGCTACGACCTCATCGCGGAGGCGCTGGGAGAGCGCGACGAATGA